Genomic window (Lycium barbarum isolate Lr01 chromosome 2, ASM1917538v2, whole genome shotgun sequence):
TCAGGAGTGAAACCTAATGATATAACATTTCTATCAGTGCTATCGGCTTGTGCCCATGGTGGATTTGTGGAGGAAGGTTTAGAGGTTTTCTCCAGGATGGAGAAATATGCATTGACGGCGAGCATCAAGCATTATGGTTGTCTTATTGACCTTTTGGGAAGGGCCGGAAGATTGAAGGAGGCTTGTGACTTGATTAAATGGATGCCTTTTTCACCAAATGACACAGTTTTTGGGGCTCTGCTTGGAGCATGCCGGGTTCACTCGGACACAGATGTGGTGGAAAACTTGCTGAAAGAGGTCCGTAGCAGCGATTCTGGTGATGATGCACATTATGTGATTCTTTCTAATGTATATGCTGCTGCTGAAAAATGGGAGAAAGCTGAAAGGATGAGGTTTGCCTTGTCAAATAAAGGGTCTCAGAAGACACCTGGGTGTAGTGTGGTCATGCTCGATCAACCAACGACTAATTTTATGGAAGTATTGCCTGAGTAATTAACTTTTAAGACATGatactaactctagccaagtggAAACTGTTGAGGGAACAATCAAACAAAGCTATCAATGCCTGATTTAGCAATCAATCCAGAAGAATGCCTTCTGAAGACTTACAACATTGGTAAGGAAAACAGTTTACAATAATAACTGGTGGCTAAAATTTGTTACAAAACTCAATCTAGAAGAAATTCTCCTTTCATATATGTAACTGTATATTCTACTAGAGGTGATGTGGCTTCTTGTAAATATTTATGGTTATAGTGACCGACTCTTCTTCCTTGTGTATTGCACTTCCGCTTAGGTGATATCAAACATGGGGTCGATGTGCCAATCAGACAACTCTGAAAGACTCAGCAATCTTTCTCAAATCTTTGTAATGCCTTTTCCATTGAAGACCTGTGAAATCACAGCAAGTTGTAGCATTTGAACAATTTATAATAGCAGATATTCTGAAGATAGAAAGTGTGATTTGTTCCTTTACCATTTCCTGTGACACTGAACAAGTATAGGCGATTTCCAGCGGCTGTTGCTGTGATCATGACATGTGGTGGCTCTAATTCGAACTGGTAATATCTTCTGCCCAAATGCTCTGCTACTTCAGATCTTAAGACTTTACCTTCTACATTCTCTCCAATGACTTCAGGCCCAAATGCACTAATCACTTTAGCTGGAGGCCCAATTTGTTCTATGGTAGCTTCTTCACCAATATCTGAGTCATATTTTGAGTAGAATACAACCAAGATTTAATCCATTAGAGACAGATTGAGTTGATTATATTTATTTGCCAGTATGTTAATTACACGTCATCCGTATATTCACCTAAGGAGctgtttggacatggtttgaaaccatgagatgaaatcatgtttggacatgcaatttgaatttcttaagttgtaatttttcttataaacataaaaaccccacaagttgtgaaaactatcaaaatattctcaattcttatagaatcttatcaaatgagcaaatcacagttcataacaaaattaatacactagaaggcctttctaaaaaatgcaacatcaattgatcaaactttagttcaataaaaaagaaaatttaacatgaatagtaatgtaactactctttaatatatctggggatctagtagctcagttggttggctacctgaactttcactttGTTGGTTAGAGTTCGAATCTCCATattgtaatccccttcccctACTCCCTatgtactttaaaaaaaaaaaaaaaactactctttaatataatcctctcacatggtaaacataaataaaggttggtaaatggttggtgggagtaactgttaaaaatatctactaacttatggatctttttattcacaaaatataaacttatggtcaagttttatatttaaaaattttgaaaccccaaatcatgccttttgggatgatttgggatttcaaaccatgagatgaaatgcatgtccaaacgctgatttcatctcatgatttcacatagcatgtccaaacgcctactaagatcACTTTTTTCTTTTAGTTCTTAGCTTCAGTACTAGAATAGAAGGAAGCAAAAACATGAGATGCTTACCATCTGAAAATCTTTTAACAGGAGCCACAATTACAGAGATTCGCCCTTGTTTGGGATTCGCGAATCTCAAGTCAATCTCTGTACCACCTAGATCAGCAATTGACACGGGGACCTGTTCAACGGGTGAAAACATCAAAAGTGAACCTGAGTAAGGTATGTCTAATCGTTCTAAGTTGACTAGTATCAAGCTCAGAGGTAATTTCCCTGACATTGTCAAATATTAAGATACATGCACTTGTGAATAAATGGATTCTTACCTCTTCCCAATTATCAGGCACGGAAAAAGAATAAGGAATCATAGGACTCCATCCAACTCCATGTCCACCTGACTTCTCATCAGGTCTTCGGTATGTCCTCCAACCTGCCTGAGCAATTTTGTCCCTGTTAAGATGAACATTTACTTGGAAAGAAAAAGTTCAAAAGAAAGACGCCAAGAATTTCAATCATGTAAGGAAGTGTTtgtcggatttctgtatttctgATTGGATTATACGTTGAACGAGTGCTTTCTCATTATGTGAACGTAGTATATATTTACGTGCTTTTCCCAGCCTAGATACAACCTTTTGTTGCAGTTTGAAGTTATGAATAATATTGATTTGATTCAGTAAGAGTCTACTAGTAAGCTTACTGCTAATTGTGGGATCATGAGACTAACCTTCTTCATCTGGTTCAGAAAGTCCAGGAACTCTCCCTGCTAGGAGGCCTTGTTTCACTACAGCAGATCCCTCTCCAGGAAAAAGTAGTACAGATGAAATCAAAGAAGCACCAGATACAATAGCTAACCTCCTATTCAATGAGCCTGCAGATTTTTCACAATCTTGATTCACAGGAGCATCTTCTTTAGAACAAGCAGCAACCTTAATTCTTGAACACCCTTTTTCTGGAACACCACGAGAAATCGCCTGGTTAGAGGAATTCAGCTGTCTGCCCAGATTGTTTTTCCAAGAAAGGCAGCTGCTGCTGTATACAAATGTTCCCATTTCCTCCCAACCAAGAAGATAGGAGATAGAAATGAGGTTTGTGGAAGTTTTTCTATCCTATCTTGAGGAGATTTAATATGGGAAAATTTCAGATATGTGGCTTGCAGATTGAGGCTTCTTTGAATATGCTGTTTGAGCTGTTCTCTGAACTTATGGTGTCAATACTTCCTGCTAAAGATAAAAGAGCTTTTGATTGGGTTGACACTTGACACCTAGCAAAAGCTGAGGTCCACAGGGCTTGGAATGTCTTAAGATTTTTGTGGTTGTGGTGTCActtatttgaagatttggttTTTGCTTCATCAAATAAAGTTCTTGAAAGTTCTGGTTTTACATGTTACGACTTGTCACCTGCAGCTCatcaaattaaataaaaaataaaaataaagaccACATCGCGTGTACTTCTGCAAATTTTTGGCTCAATTTGGTGAAagatacaataacaacaacatacccagtgaaatcccacagtgtggggtctggggagggtaaagtgtacacaGACTTTATCCCCATCTCagaagatagagaggttgtttccgaaagaccctcagctcaagagaaaacatgacgaTAAAAAGTTAGACAAGCACAAACAGTACAAAGCAAAACGgaaatgaaactaacgaaagcgaCAAAAGTCATGATAAAGCAGTCTGAGAAAAAGAAGCAGTAGTTAGCACAAATAAATACGATAATTGTGGTACAATAAATGACTAAGATTTGCAagaatcaaaggacaagaaaatGAAGATCGAAATTGCGACTACTAATACGACGGGATACGTGgaactacctactagccttctaccctaatttgagtcctccatagcctcctatctaaggtcatgtcctcggtaagctggaactgcgtcatgtcctgtctaagcacctctccccaatacttctttggcctacctctacctcttctgaaatcgtccatagctaacctctcatacctccgcactggggcatctgtgtctctcctcttcacatgcccaaaccatctcagtcgcgcttcccgcatcttatcctccAACGAtgtcactcccaccttgtctcggatatcttcattcctaatcctatctcacctggtgtgcccacacatccatcgcaacattctcatttccgcgactttcatcttttgaacgtgcgagttcttgactgcccaacactccACCCCGTACAACAAAATCGGCCTcactaccactttgtagaacttgcctttaaacgatggtggcaccttcttatcacacagcactcctgaagcGAGCCTTCATTTCATTCACCATgcgccaatacgatgtgtgacatcatcgtcaatatccccatctccttgcacaatagacccaagatacttgaaactcccTTTCTTTTGGATAGCCTGGGTTCcgagcctcacttccacgccagcctcGTGTGTCACATCACTAAACTTGCACTgcatgtactctgtcttggtcctactcaacttgaatcctttagactccagagtttgtctccaaacctccagcctTAGCAATCACTCCGTTGCGAGTTTCATCAATCAgtactatgtcatccgcgaataacatgcaccatggcacctcaccttgaatttgctaCGTCaaaccatccatcaccaaggcaaataaaaatagGCTAaaagctgatccctgatgcaaccccatccgGGAAGTGTTTCGAGTCTCCTCCCACTgcccttaccctggtcttggctccctcatacatgtccttgatctcCCTAATGTACGCCATAGGTACACCTCtaacctccaagcatctccataaaacctctctttgtaccttgtcgtaagccttttctaggtcgatgaaaaccatgtgTAAGTCTCTCTTTGTTTCCCTATACTGATCCACCAATatcctcacaagatgaatggtttctgtagtcgagcgccccgacatgaatccgaactggttctctgaaatgggcacgcctctcctcaccctcatctctaccactctttcccacactttcatagtgtgacttagcagcttgatacctctatagttgttgcaatttTGAATGTTGCTCTTGTTCTCGTACAAGGGAACCAtcgtactccacctccattcttcgggcatcttcgtcgtcttaaaaatgacattaaacaactcagtcagccactccaaaccttcc
Coding sequences:
- the LOC132627241 gene encoding psbP domain-containing protein 4, chloroplastic, whose protein sequence is MGTFVYSSSCLSWKNNLGRQLNSSNQAISRGVPEKGCSRIKVAACSKEDAPVNQDCEKSAGSLNRRLAIVSGASLISSVLLFPGEGSAVVKQGLLAGRVPGLSEPDEEGWRTYRRPDEKSGGHGVGWSPMIPYSFSVPDNWEEVPVSIADLGGTEIDLRFANPKQGRISVIVAPVKRFSDDIGEEATIEQIGPPAKVISAFGPEVIGENVEGKVLRSEVAEHLGRRYYQFELEPPHVMITATAAGNRLYLFSVTGNGLQWKRHYKDLRKIAESFRVV